In Mytilus edulis chromosome 4, xbMytEdul2.2, whole genome shotgun sequence, the following proteins share a genomic window:
- the LOC139518582 gene encoding uncharacterized protein: MNTQALVVALVVMVTVASGFDYHSYNNYNNYPSTYGNAWDILGSVDGRLGGRWNSGHGLSHRRYRRAALGYNTHNSYHSNSWGRTNQRLGRLGGSWRRHNSGYSTWNGY, encoded by the exons ATGAATACCCAAGCATTGGTTGTCGCCCTTGTTGTTATGGTTACAGTGGCATCTGGATTCGATTACCATAGCtataataattacaataactACCCATCAACATACGGTAACGCATGGGACATACTTGGTTCAGTAGATGGACGTCTTGGAGGAAGATGGAACTCCGGACATGGACTTAGTCACAGGAGATACA GACGTGCAGCATTAGGATACAACACACATAACAGTTACCATAGTAACAGCTGGGGCAGAACAAACCAGAGATTGGGCAGATTGGGTGGATCATGGAGACGTCATAACTCTGGCTATAGCACATGGAATg gctACTAA